The Kryptolebias marmoratus isolate JLee-2015 linkage group LG9, ASM164957v2, whole genome shotgun sequence nucleotide sequence TGGGCTgcggagggaggaggaggcagaggagggaggggggcagcTCACCACTTAGTTCTTTTTACCTTGTTAACTGGAGTGCTGCTGTCATCTCATATGATTAGTGTGGACATCACGTATGCCCATCATCGTACGGCAGATTCAATCGCAATTCCACATTTGAATGACATCACTGCGGCGCAGAAGATTAGaatgttttaactttgttttattccacTCCGTCTGTAATACAGttttttgtcaacaaaaatGAAGATGCTCAATTTGCAAATAAGaggaaagaaataattaaaaatctccaaatttattttgacttttttaaccAGTTTTCTATCCGCCCAAACTAAAACTGAACCCAGAGTGCACCCGAAGCTGAAAGGACTTAcggtataatttttttttgcacatttacagATAGTGAATTATCGTGAAATCAAAGCTCTCAGCGTCGTCGTCATGAGAAGGAGTGAGCTCAGACTGCTGaatttttaaccaaataaaaacacggAGTTTGTCTGATGTTGCCAGAATATTAAACACAGTTGTGAAATGTGTGCAGCGGCGTAGATCCACGCAGAGATCATATTTATTAATATCCCAGCTCTCCTTTCTGCGGGAGCACAGTATTTCTCTGTTGCATAGTGCGTTGCTATGGCTACCAAAAGGAGATTCCTGACCTCTCTTCAGCACCGCTTTTTACTGGCCTCCTTCTCTACCCTAGTTTTCATAGCCTTCATAACAGCTCTTCAGATGCACCTGTGTTCATATTATGAAATTACAAATCCAGTCAGTTctgtattatgtattttttaaaccattatgCTCAGTATTAGATGTATTTTTGTCTCGCTGGGTTGGAGCGGGAGGTTCTCGTGGGACTCGGTCCTCATCCCTAAACACACAGCCTGCTGACGCAAAGCTCGCTCTCGTCTCCAGCGTGAGCGGGAGCTCGTTTCACCCTCTGCTCCCCGGACCATTTTTTAGGTGgctgcaagattttttttttttcatgtggcTGTGAAAAACGGAAGCTAGCAGTAGAGACTTTACGGCAGGGGCTCTCAAACTTTAGATTCAAAGGTCAAAATCTGATTTCTagatgaggtcaaaggtctggAACAGCTAGCGTTgagcaaattattttttaattaaatttactaACAACTGAAAGAAGTTGTACTGTTTCTGCTCGAACTCTCAATAAAGCTCAATGTGTGCTGTAGTTTCATATGAAATTTTAACTGAAACGTGATTACCTTCATTACTTTTCATGCCTCAAGAAACTGTACCATCAAAACAACTAacgtaatatttaaaaaatggccTTCAATGAGCTGCTGTTACCTCGGCACAAAAGATGTTGTCAGACGAAATACTACATTTATTGCTAAAATGGAGACTCacacagatagatagatagatagatagatagatagatagatagatagatagatagatagatagatagatagatagatagatagatagatagatagatagatagatagatagatagatagatagatagatagatagatagatagatagatagatagatagatagatagatagatagatagatagatggcgATGTGGCGTAATGCCTTCTTCTTTAGTTTCTGATAATTGCAGACAGAGGATGAAGGCTGACTCGCTTCTCTTTTACTCCAACTCCAACATCCCGTGCTTTTTACAGCTAGTTGTCCCTCTGTTTCGGCCATGTCCTCTGATTCTCACATCCTGGATATGGACACATGACTCGTCAGCCTCCGTCTCTCCGCACGCTCCTGAAGGAGCCACATCACTCTCATAACGGCAGGAAACACACACTCCGTTGCACTTCAGTGCAGTGTCATATAAAGTGGGCTGGGTTTGGATCGACTCGTTGTTTGGTCCCAGTCTGGACTTTGAGAATAGCTGTCCTCGTGTCATATATGTTTTCTTGCtgctaaaccttttttttttttgtgtgtgtgtgtgtgtattcccATCTCAGCTCATTACCTCGGTAATATGACCTCAGGTTGTTGTTAGCCCTCCTAATTTGTCTCCGCTTATGTGCCGTCACCTTCGCAGCGAGCTCACGTGGTGCCAGCTGTTTTGTGCGGGTTTGGCCTAACGATAACACATCTGAGTGACATTTCAGGGAAGTAGATGAGCAGGTGAACAACCGCTTACAGTAGCTTATACTGAAAACATGCTGggtgattgttttatttttggtaacaTTTTCAACACAACAATGTAAACTAGGGATGtctaaatttgattttaagccattattgacaaaaatactCAGTGTGTCAGTGTCCATATGCAAATATGTGTTTATTGTcctaaacataataaaataaaagttagttACATTCAAGAAGATAACTACATTAGTGTCCCTGACAGTGTTACTAAGTCCCAATGTTTAGAgtttaagagaaaaacaagaaattctCAAATATTTAGCAGATGAAACAATACAACTACTCCTGACCTGCACTCAGTTACACATTTTTCAAGTAttggtttttaatttcaaatgttctcatgtttgtttgtttgttttaaaggcacATATAAAATCCAGATGGAGACACAGAATCGGTCACACCGGACTGTGAGAGTCGAACACGTGTTTTCAGTCTTTATCTCCGCTCGCTTCAGTGGATATTTCTTCTGTGCCAGAGTGGAAAAGTCCAGAGCTGGCTCAGATACAACACCTGTTGTTTCacattgctttaaaaacacaattcttTTCTGGTTTCAAATAAGGTTTATGGTCAACGCGGGTTAGAACGTTtctaaatgtgaataaaaaaatgtgaggtTATTCTCACatttgaacacattaaaaagcagaatttacAAACCATAGTTCTTTAAAAAGGCtaaatatttttgaagtttgttttaaaaacgtGTGCTCGGTTGTATGGAGGAGTCTTTGGCTGAACTTGGATCagttgctgaaaaaaaatagatattttttagataatttgttttagtttgaaagatCTGTCGACGTTTGTGTCAAAAACACACCTTGGATGGAGTTGGTTacagtttagttgtttttcctgTCGATAAATGTCACGCTCTGCAGCTCTCACCGGCcttcctcctgcctcctcttTCTTCAGGGCCGCTGCACGCGGGAGAACTGCAAATACCTGCACCCGCCTCCGCACCTGAAAACGCAGCTGGAGATCAACGGGAGAAACAACCTGATCCAGCAGAAGGCCGCGGCTGCCATGTTGGCCCAACAGATGCCCTTCATGCTGCCTGGAGCACAACTGCAGCCGATCGTGAGCAGTTCACATTAAGACCGAGCTAACTTGTTTAGTGTGTTTAAAGGAGGATGCAGCAAGCTAATATGATAGAATATATAACACAATATTCCATTTTATTAGTTCTACATGGAGTGCTCCTGGTAGCTGGTTGTTGCTCTGGTAGCTTTATCTGTCTTCTCTCTTGtttctgtggtttattttattctcagaCGACATTTCCAGTGACACCCTCCCTGGCAACGAGTCCCAGCATGGCATTCAGTCCATATCTCAGCCACATGGGCCCAGCGATGGGCTTGATGCCCGAGCTGTTCCCCAGCTCCCCCCTGCTTGTCCCCGGGAGTCCCACAGGCCTGGCAGCAATGGGGAACGGCACCTCGGCGCAAAAGCATGCGCGCACCGACAAGCTAGAGGTATGCAGGCCCCCAGCGCGTGCAGTTGTTGTGTTGCTATGTTTAGCCGAGGCTCGATGAGAGGTAGATGTTGACCAGCGTTCCCGGTGGCCCTGCCAGGTCTGCCGAGAATTCCAGCGCGGGAACTGCACGCGGGGCGAGAACGAATGCCGCTACGCCCACCCTCTGGAGGCCAGCATGGTGGACTGCAGCGAGAACTCCGTCATCGTCTGCATGGACTACATAAAGGGCCGCTGCAGCCGAGACAAGTGCAAGTACTTCCACCCGCCAGCTCACCTGCAGGCCCGGATCAAGGCCTCGCAGCACCAAGCCAGTCAAAACACAGCGTCCGCATCCTTGGTGAGTCCTTCTCAGTGCGGTGAAAGCAACGTCTACTCTGAGTTATTTGTCCTTCTGTGATCTTACACAGAACACAGTGGAGGATCTGAGACagctttattatgtttttaatcaacGTTCACCACTGAAGCAACATAACACGAAggatttaaagaaatttaaagaaactcagaaccaaaactttaaatgttctgatgttcatttagattttgtttttgttctttctgcttttctgtgctgaatgactgcaggttttactgtatttttagtTACCAACAGCTCAATTTTAATCCAAAATCTTCTTTCTCGTCTGTAAAGTCGTGAACAATCAGCCATCTGCAGTGAACTTTTAACTCCTTATATTTGAACGCCTCAGATCCTCTGATAGTATTTGCTCCTGAGAGTATCTTGGGTTCTTGAACTCACAGCTAAAGATCCTcgtttctaaatgttttctgtctgactcaCCTGGCTACGtcatcctttttctttcattgttgttttaccTGCTCGTTTATGTAAAGCCTGTTTTAACACATACTGTCATTTAAGCAGCGGTTTATAAATTTAAAGGAATAACTTACTGATTTACTAATTTTACCTGATATATGTATTTGGATTATTTGCTGGAAATtatttcctctctttttgttttttctaatatttctcTCCAGTGTCTTCTAGTGTGATAGGGTGTTTCAGGAGGACATCATGACagaataaaatcactttttttctcattttgctcTTGGCCTGACCTTTGAGCTGTACT carries:
- the mbnl3 gene encoding muscleblind-like protein 3 isoform X1 — translated: MALSMTMGRDTKWLTLEVCREFQRGTCSRSDSECKFAHPSRSCHVENGRVIACFDSLKGRCTRENCKYLHPPPHLKTQLEINGRNNLIQQKAAAAMLAQQMPFMLPGAQLQPITTFPVTPSLATSPSMAFSPYLSHMGPAMGLMPELFPSSPLLVPGSPTGLAAMGNGTSAQKHARTDKLEVCREFQRGNCTRGENECRYAHPLEASMVDCSENSVIVCMDYIKGRCSRDKCKYFHPPAHLQARIKASQHQASQNTASASLALPPGAVQTLPKRQIIEKSNGAATTVFNPSVFHYQQALANMQLQQPAFIPTVPMMHGATSSTVSSASTPGINVPFAESAASNQTPLRF
- the mbnl3 gene encoding muscleblind-like protein 3 isoform X2 encodes the protein MALSMTMGRDTKWLTLEVCREFQRGTCSRSDSECKFAHPSRSCHVENGRVIACFDSLKGRCTRENCKYLHPPPHLKTQLEINGRNNLIQQKAAAAMLAQQMPFMLPGAQLQPITTFPVTPSLATSPSMAFSPYLSHMGPAMGLMPELFPSSPLLVPGSPTGLAAMGNGTSAQKHARTDKLEVCREFQRGNCTRGENECRYAHPLEASMVDCSENSVIVCMDYIKGRCSRDKCKYFHPPAHLQARIKASQHQASQNTASASLALPPGAVQTLPKRQIIEKSNGAATTVFNPSVFHYQQALANMQLQQPAFIPTVPMMHGATSSTVSSASTPGINVPFAESAASNQ